In Bradyrhizobium guangdongense, the sequence TGTTCACCTTCGGCATCAAGGGCGGGATGGAGGCCGGCAAAACCTTCTATGACGCGCTGAAGCTGATCACGCGCCTCGTCAACATCGGCGACGCCAAGTCGCTGGCCTGCCATCCAGCCTCGACCACGCACCGGCAGATGTCGCCGGAGCAACAGCGCACGGCCGGTGTGCTTCCCGAGACCATCCGTCTTTCGATCGGGATCGAGCATGCGGCCGATATCATCGAGGATATCGACCAGGCGCTGGAAAAGGCCTGTCCGGCCGCACGCCTTCAGGCGGCGGAGTAGGCAATCGGGCCGATGAACGTCTTGATCGCCAGGGATCAAGGTATCGCAAGCCCGGCGCTGGTGCCCGCCGAGGACGATCTCGCGCGCGATCGCGGCGGCGCCGAGCTCACCATCGGACTGATCAACAACATGCCGGATACGGCGCTGAAGGCGACCGAACGACAGTTCATGAAGCTGCTCCAGGCCGCCGCGGGGCATCGCCGCATCCGCTTCCATTGCTTCTCGCTGCCGTCGGTGACGCGCTCGCCGGAAGCGAAGTGGCATGTCGAGAGTGAATATTCCGATCTCTCCGACCTCAGGCGCCAGACATTTGACGGGCTGATCGTGACCGGCGCCGAGCCGGTCGCGCCCGAGCTCAATCAGGAGCCGTACTGGCGTGACCTCACCGAGTTGATCGACTGGGCCAAGGTCAACACCCGCTCGACGATCTGGTCGTGCCTCGCCGCACACGCCGCGGTGCTGCATCTCGACCGCGTGGAACGACAGCGCCTGCCAACCAAATGCCATGGCATCTTCGATTGTGAGACTGTGACCGGCGATCCGCTGACGCGTGACGCGCCGGCGCCGCTCAAA encodes:
- the metA gene encoding homoserine O-succinyltransferase MetA, which produces MNVLIARDQGIASPALVPAEDDLARDRGGAELTIGLINNMPDTALKATERQFMKLLQAAAGHRRIRFHCFSLPSVTRSPEAKWHVESEYSDLSDLRRQTFDGLIVTGAEPVAPELNQEPYWRDLTELIDWAKVNTRSTIWSCLAAHAAVLHLDRVERQRLPTKCHGIFDCETVTGDPLTRDAPAPLKISHSRLNEVAEDDLSRAGYEVLTRSAQAGVDIFVRQYASRFIFFQGHPEYDALSLQREYLRDIGRYLAREREAYPALPLSYFDAATEEKLARFERRARQQRHPALTNELPALTLRADIDAGSAAAALFRNWLQYLGANADAPLLAR